The proteins below come from a single Conger conger chromosome 10, fConCon1.1, whole genome shotgun sequence genomic window:
- the LOC133138192 gene encoding ras-related protein rab7-like, translating into MTSRKKVLLKVIILGDSGVGKTSLMNQYVNKKFSNQYKATIGADFLTKEVMVDDRLVTMQIWDTAGQERFQSLGVAFYRGADCCVLVFDVTAPNTFKTLDSWRDEFLIQASPRDPENFPFVVLGNKIDLENRQVTTKRAQAWCQSKNNIPYFETSAKEAINVEQAFQTIARNALKQETEVELYNEFPEPIKLDKNDRAKPSAETCSC; encoded by the exons ATGACGTCCAGGAAGAAAGTTCTACTCAAAGTTATTATCCTGGGAGACTCTGG AGTTGGGAAGACTTCTCTAATGAACCAGTATGTGAATAAGAAGTTCAGTAATCAGTACAAAGCCACAATAGGAGCCGACTTCCTGACAAAAGAGGTGATGGTGGACGACAGGCTCGTCACAATGCAG ATCTGGGACACTGCGGGGCAGGAGAGGTTCCAGTCCCTGGGTGTGGCGTTCTACCGCGGAGCGGACTGCTGTGTgctggtgttcgacgtgaccgCGCCCAACACCTTCAAAACGCTGGACAGCTGGAGAGACGAGTTCTTGATCCAGGCCAGCCCGCGTGACCCCGAGAACTTCCCTTTTGTGGTGCTAGGCAACAAGATCGACCTGGAGAATAGGCAG GTAACGACCAAGCGTGCGCAGGCCTGGTGCCAGAGTAAGAACAACATCCCGTACTTTGAGACCAGCGCCAAGGAGGCCATCAATGTGGAGCAGGCCTTCCAGACCATCGCACGCAACGCCCTGAAGCAG GAGACAGAAGTAGAGCTGTACAACGAGTTCCCAGAGCCAATCAAACTGGACAAGAATGACCGAGCCAAGCCATCGGCCGAGACCTGCAGCTGCTGA